A genomic region of Leptolyngbya sp. NIES-2104 contains the following coding sequences:
- a CDS encoding glycosyl transferase, whose amino-acid sequence MPHPILYLAITNHGFGHATRAASIAAEIQRLDPEIVLILVTTAPRSLLEAYIPGDFIHRPRALDVGIIQSDSLTMDKPATLEKLRQIKQQQRSMIASEVNFIRQNRVGLVLGDIPPLAAPIADSAGIPGWMMSNFGWDFIYRDWGGDFVEIADWIGECFAQCDRLFRMPFHEPMSAFSNITDVGLTGVDPRFDTAEILEKFNLADTPKEKIILVTFGGLGLDRVPYENVTRCPDYKFLCFDLNAPDLPNLIKIDDRFYRPIDFMPVCGRLLTKPGYSTFSEACRYDIPVTTVTREGFAESPILLEGIRDYAHHQIWSIDEFFKGDWNGITQPLNPPRKTEKLARDGNLSIAQAVVDYLRSS is encoded by the coding sequence ATGCCTCATCCGATTCTCTATCTTGCGATTACCAATCACGGTTTCGGTCATGCGACTCGTGCGGCTTCGATCGCGGCTGAAATTCAACGGCTCGATCCTGAGATTGTTCTAATTTTGGTGACAACGGCTCCCCGATCGCTGCTTGAGGCTTACATTCCGGGCGATTTTATTCACCGTCCTCGTGCGCTTGATGTGGGGATCATTCAAAGCGATAGTTTGACCATGGATAAGCCTGCGACTTTAGAAAAGCTGCGGCAGATCAAACAACAACAGCGATCGATGATTGCTTCTGAAGTTAATTTCATTCGCCAAAATCGGGTTGGTTTAGTTCTCGGAGACATTCCTCCGTTAGCGGCTCCGATCGCCGATTCGGCAGGCATTCCAGGCTGGATGATGAGTAATTTTGGTTGGGACTTTATCTATCGCGATTGGGGAGGTGACTTTGTTGAAATTGCAGATTGGATCGGGGAATGTTTTGCACAATGCGATCGATTGTTCCGAATGCCATTCCACGAACCAATGAGCGCATTTTCAAACATTACTGATGTGGGTTTAACAGGGGTTGATCCGAGATTCGATACAGCCGAAATTCTAGAGAAGTTCAATCTAGCCGACACGCCAAAAGAGAAGATTATATTAGTAACTTTTGGAGGATTGGGACTCGATCGCGTTCCTTACGAGAATGTGACGCGCTGCCCGGACTACAAATTTCTCTGTTTCGATCTGAATGCTCCAGATTTGCCGAACTTGATTAAGATTGACGATCGCTTTTATCGCCCGATCGATTTTATGCCTGTCTGCGGTCGTTTGCTGACTAAACCCGGTTACAGTACTTTTTCTGAAGCTTGCCGCTATGACATTCCAGTTACCACGGTGACTCGTGAAGGCTTTGCTGAATCTCCGATTTTGCTCGAAGGAATTCGCGATTATGCTCATCATCAGATTTGGTCGATCGATGAATTTTTTAAAGGCGATTGGAATGGAATTACTCAGCCGCTGAATCCACCGCGTAAGACTGAGAAATTAGCCAGAGATGGAAATTTGTCGATCGCTCAAGCCGTCGTGGATTATCTGCGATCGTCTTAG
- a CDS encoding addiction module protein, giving the protein MLNTFEDIIRAALTLPANSRAMLAEHLLRSLDAQEQSETDAAWSEVVEQRIEAVKSGEVTPIPATQVLQELRNRNI; this is encoded by the coding sequence ATGCTCAACACCTTTGAAGATATTATTCGTGCCGCGCTCACACTCCCAGCAAATTCTCGCGCCATGCTTGCTGAGCATCTTTTAAGAAGTCTAGATGCTCAGGAGCAATCGGAAACCGATGCAGCCTGGTCAGAAGTGGTAGAACAACGAATTGAAGCAGTAAAAAGCGGTGAAGTGACTCCGATTCCTGCAACTCAAGTTTTACAAGAGCTACGGAATCGGAATATCTAA
- a CDS encoding type II toxin-antitoxin system RelE/ParE family toxin has product MACEFHPAANGELFDAVTYYDSINLDLGNQFIQEVEQALDRIEQYPQAWAALSENTRRCRLQSFPYGVVYQVAAQGILIVAIMHLQRKPGYWSDRFT; this is encoded by the coding sequence ATGGCTTGCGAGTTTCATCCAGCGGCGAACGGTGAGTTATTTGATGCTGTCACTTATTACGACAGCATCAATCTTGATTTGGGGAATCAATTCATTCAAGAAGTTGAGCAAGCCCTTGATCGAATTGAACAGTACCCGCAAGCTTGGGCAGCGCTTTCGGAAAACACTCGGCGTTGTCGCCTCCAGAGCTTTCCCTATGGTGTCGTTTACCAGGTGGCTGCTCAAGGCATTTTGATTGTCGCCATCATGCACCTCCAGCGCAAACCCGGCTATTGGAGCGATCGTTTTACCTAA
- a CDS encoding ABC transporter ATP-binding protein → MAKFVDILKYFGNYWKISVFSIAMMSLFELIDLFVPYAIGQILNVLSGQPLDRILQSMVNSVAQIGQVEINQSFTLTVLLVLVGVVSVGRAPIQPWIGPWFAWDVAFRARRENAEAALKKVLTLPLEFYDENNAGRVAARVAKGLSNHTWTYPTLTSQLFPKIFRLIGIFLVIWFIEWRIAILVLVSLLGVLAFDLRGLKKLSEQEERLDKYAENTESRTSEIVTNIKTVKAFATETSELKRQQQRFDREFKVLDYRIHKGYIILGTYERTIVQSCVFLVFALTVFATAQGRISLGHFITTFTVSSMAFAEVEPITQVAEFFARRYGPMIRFHEFMKLPVGLDASSLATHPEAVPQYRFTGKVEFSHLRFGYNVDRPVLKDINLLIEPYQTVALVGRSGSGKSTLVKLLFRYFEPNEGKILIDGQDIRRLDVSGYRKRLAIVHQEVDIFNGTLMENLLYGNPNAPIEQVHEACRIAQADDFIRQMPAGYSTIVGERGVRLSGGQRQRIGIARALIVDPDVLIFDEATSSLDYESERSIQLAMRSILGTRTLIIIAHRLSTVREADQIVVLDQGNIVEVGNHEELLQQGGLYQRLHSLQETGELLA, encoded by the coding sequence ATGGCTAAATTTGTAGACATTCTCAAATACTTTGGCAACTACTGGAAAATTTCCGTCTTCAGTATTGCGATGATGAGTTTGTTCGAGCTAATTGACCTGTTCGTGCCTTATGCGATCGGGCAAATTTTGAACGTGCTATCGGGGCAACCGCTCGATCGCATTTTACAAAGCATGGTGAACTCGGTTGCTCAAATCGGTCAAGTCGAGATCAATCAATCGTTTACGCTGACTGTTTTACTGGTTTTAGTTGGAGTCGTTTCGGTGGGTCGTGCGCCGATTCAACCTTGGATTGGTCCTTGGTTTGCTTGGGATGTCGCCTTTCGAGCACGTCGAGAGAATGCTGAGGCAGCGTTGAAGAAAGTGTTAACGCTACCGTTAGAATTCTATGATGAAAACAATGCAGGTCGCGTTGCGGCTCGTGTTGCGAAAGGATTGTCAAATCACACTTGGACTTATCCCACGCTGACTTCTCAACTGTTTCCGAAGATTTTCCGACTGATTGGAATCTTTTTGGTGATTTGGTTTATCGAGTGGCGAATCGCAATCTTAGTGCTTGTTTCACTGCTTGGCGTTCTAGCGTTTGATCTGAGGGGATTAAAGAAATTATCCGAACAGGAAGAACGATTAGATAAGTATGCAGAGAATACAGAAAGTCGGACTTCTGAAATTGTCACGAACATTAAAACCGTGAAAGCTTTTGCGACTGAGACTTCAGAGCTAAAGCGACAACAACAGAGATTCGATCGAGAATTCAAAGTCTTAGATTATCGCATCCACAAAGGCTACATTATTCTCGGAACCTACGAACGTACGATCGTACAGTCTTGTGTGTTCTTAGTTTTTGCGCTTACGGTGTTTGCGACTGCACAGGGTCGAATTTCACTCGGTCATTTCATCACGACATTTACCGTGTCGAGTATGGCGTTTGCTGAAGTCGAACCGATTACCCAGGTAGCAGAATTCTTTGCCCGTCGATACGGTCCGATGATTCGCTTTCACGAATTTATGAAGCTTCCGGTGGGTTTAGATGCCAGCAGTCTTGCAACGCATCCTGAAGCGGTTCCACAGTATCGATTTACTGGAAAAGTGGAATTCTCACATCTGCGGTTTGGGTACAACGTCGATCGACCTGTTCTGAAAGACATCAACTTACTGATTGAGCCTTATCAAACAGTCGCGTTAGTCGGTCGATCGGGGTCAGGAAAATCGACCTTAGTCAAACTGTTGTTTCGCTACTTTGAACCGAACGAAGGCAAGATTTTGATTGATGGTCAAGACATTCGCCGTTTGGATGTCAGTGGCTATCGGAAAAGGCTTGCGATCGTTCACCAAGAAGTTGATATCTTTAACGGCACATTGATGGAGAACTTGCTGTATGGCAATCCGAATGCTCCGATCGAGCAAGTTCACGAAGCCTGTCGAATCGCTCAGGCAGACGACTTTATCCGCCAAATGCCTGCTGGATATTCCACGATCGTGGGAGAACGCGGAGTCAGATTATCCGGAGGACAACGACAAAGAATCGGAATTGCGAGAGCTTTAATTGTTGATCCGGATGTGCTGATCTTTGACGAAGCAACATCGAGCTTAGACTATGAATCGGAACGATCAATCCAGTTAGCGATGCGATCGATTCTCGGAACTCGAACGTTGATCATCATTGCTCACCGATTGAGTACGGTTCGTGAAGCAGACCAAATCGTGGTGTTAGACCAAGGCAACATCGTTGAGGTTGGTAATCACGAAGAACTACTACAACAAGGCGGACTGTATCAACGCTTACACTCGCTTCAGGAAACGGGCGAACTGTTAGCTTAG
- a CDS encoding GTP-binding protein, with translation MSQAPSNRSNSQDTHLNRARASLRQAFTNYSQFLRSTKNPNIESALKSELETISSNLKKLDQYVLRIAVFGLVSRGKSAILNALIGEKVFETGPLNGVTQAPSLVTWTPGGGLVAESRSMIPESSSKIRIELIDTPGLDEIDGQARADMAKDVARQADLILFVISGDITRTEYKALCDLRQAQKPLILVFNKVDLYPDQSRQEIFNSLQSLGARTGNGADLEQLLTADEIVMVAAEPAPYQVRVEYSNGRVSYEWETPPPQIEELKAKILTILNREGRSLLALNALTQARSAELEMATKVMELRDAEAEALIWKFTRYKAIAIALNPIAFLDLIGGAVSDLAMIQALANLYGLPMTRYEAGKLLNTILLSSGSLLLGELGSGIVLGMGKSAAALATGVDGSAGFSALAGTAIVQAGIAGYGSYSVGRAAQVYLENGCTWGAQGANTVIREILDQVDAKTIIYRLRQELL, from the coding sequence TTGAGTCAAGCTCCTTCTAACCGTTCCAATTCGCAAGACACCCACCTCAATCGAGCGCGGGCGAGTTTGCGGCAAGCCTTCACTAACTATTCTCAGTTTTTACGATCGACTAAAAATCCCAACATCGAGTCTGCTCTAAAATCAGAACTCGAAACGATTTCCAGCAATTTGAAAAAGCTCGATCAATACGTTCTGAGAATTGCGGTGTTTGGCTTGGTCAGTCGCGGTAAGTCGGCGATTTTAAATGCGCTGATTGGTGAGAAGGTGTTTGAAACGGGTCCATTAAATGGAGTGACACAGGCTCCAAGTTTGGTGACGTGGACTCCGGGTGGTGGACTAGTTGCGGAAAGTCGATCGATGATTCCGGAGTCTTCGAGCAAGATTCGGATTGAATTGATCGACACGCCTGGACTCGATGAGATTGATGGGCAAGCGCGTGCAGACATGGCTAAAGATGTGGCACGACAAGCGGATTTGATTTTGTTTGTGATTTCTGGGGACATTACTCGCACTGAATACAAGGCGCTGTGTGACCTTCGACAAGCACAGAAGCCATTGATTCTAGTGTTTAACAAGGTGGATCTTTATCCAGATCAATCTCGGCAAGAGATCTTTAACAGTCTTCAAAGTTTGGGAGCGAGAACAGGGAACGGCGCAGATTTAGAGCAGCTTTTAACGGCGGATGAAATTGTCATGGTTGCGGCGGAACCTGCACCGTATCAAGTTCGCGTTGAGTATTCGAATGGGCGCGTGAGTTACGAATGGGAAACGCCGCCCCCGCAGATTGAAGAATTGAAAGCGAAAATTTTGACGATTTTGAATCGGGAAGGTCGATCGCTGTTAGCGCTAAATGCGTTAACGCAAGCTCGAAGCGCAGAACTAGAAATGGCGACGAAAGTGATGGAACTGCGAGATGCCGAAGCGGAAGCGTTGATTTGGAAGTTTACGCGGTATAAAGCGATCGCGATTGCCCTAAACCCGATCGCATTTCTCGATCTCATTGGTGGTGCGGTTTCGGATCTGGCAATGATTCAAGCTTTGGCAAATCTCTACGGATTGCCGATGACACGGTACGAAGCTGGAAAGTTATTAAATACGATTTTGCTCAGTTCAGGTAGTTTGCTACTGGGTGAATTGGGGAGCGGGATTGTTTTAGGAATGGGTAAGAGTGCGGCGGCTCTAGCAACTGGAGTCGATGGTAGTGCGGGATTTTCGGCACTGGCGGGAACTGCGATCGTGCAAGCGGGAATTGCGGGTTATGGCTCGTATTCGGTGGGACGCGCTGCACAGGTCTACTTAGAAAATGGCTGTACTTGGGGCGCACAAGGGGCAAACACAGTGATTCGCGAGATTCTGGATCAAGTCGATGCCAAAACAATTATCTATCGATTGAGACAGGAACTTTTGTAA
- the bchM gene encoding magnesium protoporphyrin IX methyltransferase yields the protein MNGVDDKTEVREYFNATGFDRWRRIYGDGEVNKVQLDIRTGHQQTVDTLIDWLKSDGNLADLTICDAGCGVGSLSIPLAQEGAKLFSSDISEMMVGEAKERAIGLGLTDNPSFSVQDLETLSGKYHTVVCLDVLIHYPADQAIDMIKHLASLASDRLILSFAPKTFFLTILKRIGEFFPGPSKTTRAYQHREADIVKVLESCGFKIQRTAMTSTKFYFSRMLEAVR from the coding sequence ATGAACGGTGTCGATGATAAAACCGAAGTGCGCGAGTACTTTAATGCAACCGGCTTCGATCGCTGGCGCAGGATCTACGGCGATGGTGAAGTCAACAAAGTCCAACTCGATATCCGAACCGGACATCAACAAACGGTAGACACGCTAATCGATTGGCTAAAGAGTGACGGAAATTTAGCCGATTTGACGATTTGCGATGCGGGTTGTGGAGTTGGCAGTCTGAGTATTCCGCTGGCACAAGAAGGCGCGAAACTGTTCTCCAGTGATATTTCTGAAATGATGGTCGGAGAAGCAAAAGAAAGAGCGATCGGGCTGGGTCTAACGGATAATCCTAGTTTTTCAGTTCAGGACTTAGAAACGCTCAGCGGCAAATATCACACTGTGGTTTGTCTCGATGTCTTGATTCACTATCCGGCTGATCAAGCGATCGACATGATCAAACATTTGGCGAGTTTGGCAAGCGATCGCTTAATTCTCAGCTTTGCACCGAAGACATTTTTTCTCACGATTCTGAAGCGAATTGGCGAATTCTTCCCAGGTCCGAGTAAGACGACTCGTGCTTATCAACATCGGGAAGCCGATATCGTGAAAGTCCTAGAAAGCTGCGGCTTCAAGATTCAACGAACCGCAATGACTAGTACCAAATTCTATTTCTCGCGGATGTTGGAAGCCGTACGTTGA
- the nagA gene encoding N-acetylglucosamine-6-phosphate deacetylase — protein MRFLIINARVPGFDGVQQILIDDVILEIAPQIDTDAQILDVAGDWISLGGVDLQINGALGLAFPDLDQENSHQLEKICQFLWNQGIDGFLPTIVTTSIDKIQRSLSILADSKLPQTLGVHLEGPFLNVEKRGAHPEEFLLPLTVESVKRVLGDYAGIVKVMTLAPELDPSGNAIAYLKSLGITVSLGHSQATAAQAQRAFEQGASMVTHAFNAMPSLHHREPGLLGAAIANPTVYCGLIADGQHVTPIMIDILLRASQYDRGIFLVSDALSPLGLLDGRYPWDAREIEVTNGTAKLPNGTLAGTTRSLFSGVENLVKWHSCDLGTAIALATTAPRTAIDLPLYLKQPANLLRWQDSTPQRLKIDSRANFM, from the coding sequence ATGCGCTTTCTGATTATCAATGCTCGTGTGCCCGGTTTTGACGGTGTGCAGCAAATTTTGATCGATGATGTAATTCTAGAAATTGCGCCCCAAATTGACACGGATGCTCAGATCTTGGATGTGGCAGGCGATTGGATTTCTCTGGGTGGCGTTGATTTACAGATAAATGGTGCGTTGGGGTTAGCCTTTCCCGATTTGGATCAAGAGAATAGCCATCAATTAGAAAAGATTTGTCAGTTCTTGTGGAATCAGGGAATCGATGGATTTTTGCCAACAATCGTCACAACCTCGATCGACAAAATTCAGCGATCGCTCTCTATTCTCGCTGATTCTAAACTCCCTCAAACCTTAGGTGTCCATCTCGAAGGACCTTTTCTAAATGTTGAAAAACGCGGCGCACATCCTGAAGAGTTCCTACTACCGCTGACGGTTGAATCCGTAAAACGAGTGTTAGGAGATTATGCGGGAATTGTGAAAGTGATGACGCTGGCTCCTGAACTTGATCCGAGTGGAAACGCGATCGCTTATCTCAAATCCCTTGGCATTACCGTAAGTCTCGGACATTCTCAAGCCACTGCTGCCCAAGCACAACGCGCATTTGAGCAAGGCGCTTCGATGGTGACTCATGCCTTTAATGCGATGCCAAGTTTGCACCATCGGGAACCGGGATTGCTCGGAGCCGCGATCGCGAACCCGACTGTTTACTGCGGCTTAATTGCGGATGGTCAGCACGTCACACCGATCATGATCGACATTCTTTTACGAGCGAGTCAGTACGATCGCGGTATCTTTCTTGTCAGCGATGCCCTGTCTCCACTCGGATTACTGGACGGTCGTTATCCTTGGGATGCTCGTGAGATAGAAGTGACAAATGGCACAGCAAAATTACCGAATGGAACTTTAGCAGGCACCACGCGGTCATTGTTTTCTGGAGTGGAAAATCTGGTGAAATGGCACAGTTGCGATCTGGGAACTGCGATCGCGCTTGCCACGACTGCCCCCCGAACCGCGATCGATTTACCGCTCTATCTCAAACAGCCCGCAAATCTGCTTCGATGGCAGGACAGCACCCCACAGCGGCTCAAAATTGATTCGCGAGCGAATTTTATGTGA
- the purE gene encoding 5-(carboxyamino)imidazole ribonucleotide mutase has translation MNQPLIGIIMGSDSDLPTMQAAIAVCEEFNVPCEVEIVSAHRTPERMVEYAKQAHTRGIKVIIAGAGGAAHLPGMVAAMTALPVIGVPVQTKTLQGIDSLYSIVQMPAGIPVATVAIGNAKNAGLLAVQILASHDPELLIKVQAYRQSLAEMVRTKQARLSEIGYQQYLSEGL, from the coding sequence ATGAATCAGCCGTTGATTGGAATCATTATGGGCAGCGACTCGGATCTGCCGACGATGCAAGCCGCGATCGCAGTTTGTGAAGAGTTCAACGTCCCGTGTGAGGTCGAAATTGTTTCTGCCCATCGCACTCCAGAACGCATGGTCGAGTATGCAAAACAGGCGCACACCAGAGGAATTAAGGTCATTATTGCTGGAGCAGGAGGAGCCGCACATTTACCCGGAATGGTGGCAGCGATGACCGCTTTACCTGTGATCGGGGTTCCGGTACAAACGAAAACATTGCAAGGAATCGATTCGCTTTATTCGATCGTCCAAATGCCCGCCGGAATTCCTGTTGCAACCGTTGCGATCGGTAATGCTAAAAATGCGGGTCTTCTTGCCGTCCAGATTCTAGCGAGTCATGATCCTGAGTTATTGATCAAAGTTCAAGCTTATCGGCAAAGTTTGGCAGAAATGGTACGCACCAAACAAGCAAGACTCAGCGAAATAGGCTATCAGCAATACTTGAGTGAAGGGTTATGA
- the purC gene encoding phosphoribosylaminoimidazolesuccinocarboxamide synthase, translated as MSVDQTPVGQKLYEGKAKILYATEEPEVLLTYFKDDATAFNAQKRGSIQGKGEMNCVIASHLFKLMEKNGIPTHFLDRTSGNEMRVKSVTIIPLEVVVRNIAAGSLCQQTGIPLGTILNPPLVEFYLKDDALGDPLLTVDRIRALDPNMADQVEPLKSMATQINTVLQTFFEQCGITLVDFKLEFGTDAQGQLLLADEISPDTCRLWNQAETDPDRRVMDKDRFRRDLGNVEDAYRQVMERVLEQAV; from the coding sequence ATGTCTGTTGATCAAACGCCTGTCGGTCAAAAACTCTACGAAGGCAAAGCTAAAATTCTCTACGCTACAGAAGAGCCAGAAGTTTTGCTGACTTATTTCAAAGATGATGCGACCGCTTTTAATGCTCAGAAACGCGGCAGCATTCAGGGCAAAGGTGAAATGAACTGTGTGATCGCCTCTCACTTATTCAAATTGATGGAGAAAAACGGAATTCCGACGCATTTTCTCGATCGCACTTCCGGGAACGAAATGCGAGTGAAGTCCGTCACCATTATCCCGTTAGAAGTTGTGGTCAGGAACATTGCCGCTGGCAGTCTCTGTCAACAAACTGGCATCCCGTTAGGAACGATTCTCAATCCGCCGCTCGTCGAGTTTTATCTCAAAGACGATGCGCTAGGCGATCCACTTTTGACCGTCGATCGGATTCGCGCCCTTGACCCCAACATGGCGGATCAAGTCGAACCGCTTAAAAGCATGGCAACGCAGATCAATACGGTCCTGCAAACCTTCTTTGAACAATGTGGCATTACCCTCGTTGACTTCAAACTAGAGTTTGGCACCGATGCTCAGGGTCAGCTTTTACTCGCAGACGAGATCAGCCCCGATACTTGTCGATTGTGGAATCAGGCAGAAACCGACCCCGATCGACGAGTCATGGACAAAGATCGATTCCGGCGCGATCTGGGCAACGTCGAAGATGCGTATCGGCAAGTCATGGAGCGGGTACTCGAACAAGCGGTATGA
- a CDS encoding BamA/TamA family outer membrane protein has product MRLSPVVMAAFALTATLGLSRSALAKTPNQPVQPQAKSTARSGFPVPKASTVATVQKSQPGNVVVETIPVMQTRDTAGMPSLSQLKKVAQGTIEQGTPDRIQINTSPAAPVPTAPNIPTLPNPGTTPTEAPGSPNAPTPQGTPTTPAPEATPTPSPEQQTPTETPQTPTQPLQPAQPPQPQQPPQPAPDEPRVLVSEVLVTGAEGELQNEVYRVIQTQAGRTTTRTQLQNDINAIFATGFFSNVRATPTDTPLGVRVTFEVTANPVLRSVQLQGGTIVPQTEVDRIFGAQYGRTTNFRDLQTGVQELTKLYQDRGFVLAQVINAQQPQVNPDGTVILQVAEGQIERVQVRFINKEGNDRDAQGNPIRGRTREFIITRELELKPGSIFNRNTLERDFQRLFGLGLFEDLRPSLDVGEDRSKVVLVVNAVERNTGNIGLAGGFSSASGLFGSVSYGQQNVGGNNQKLNAEVQIGQRDQQYELSFTDPWIAGDPFRTSYTLSVFRRRTISLIFDGGDPEVRLGNADRDRPRINRTGGGISFSRPLSRNVFERAEWVASLGLQYQRVTATDAEGIRRRVDELGNPLTFDPSGKDDLFSGQLSVRRDRRDDFLRPTRGSVLQLSTEQTVPLGSGSILFNRLRGSYSFYIPTRLTKFTPECRDRDPRRVDLQQTPQGRCAQAFAFNVQAGTVFGDLPPYEAFPLGGTNSVRGYDEGEVGSGRSFIQATAEYRFPIFSIISGALFLDAATDLGSGDRVPGNPGGVRGKPGSGFGYGIGIRVQAGPLGPIRIDYGINDQGGSNIRFGFGERF; this is encoded by the coding sequence ATGCGCTTATCTCCTGTTGTGATGGCGGCGTTTGCATTGACCGCGACGCTAGGCTTATCTCGGTCTGCTTTGGCAAAAACCCCCAATCAGCCAGTCCAACCGCAAGCAAAATCGACGGCTCGGTCAGGTTTCCCTGTGCCAAAGGCATCGACGGTTGCAACTGTCCAAAAATCGCAGCCGGGAAATGTGGTTGTTGAAACAATTCCTGTAATGCAAACTCGTGACACTGCGGGAATGCCTTCGCTGTCTCAGTTGAAAAAAGTGGCTCAAGGAACGATCGAGCAGGGAACTCCCGATCGTATTCAAATTAATACCTCGCCTGCGGCTCCAGTTCCGACCGCTCCGAACATTCCCACCCTTCCAAATCCGGGAACGACTCCGACCGAGGCACCGGGAAGCCCGAACGCCCCCACTCCCCAGGGAACGCCAACCACTCCAGCCCCAGAAGCCACCCCGACTCCATCCCCAGAGCAGCAAACTCCGACTGAAACGCCGCAAACCCCGACACAGCCGCTTCAGCCTGCCCAACCTCCTCAACCGCAGCAACCTCCCCAACCTGCTCCAGACGAACCGCGTGTCTTGGTGTCTGAAGTGTTGGTGACGGGAGCTGAAGGTGAATTGCAAAATGAAGTTTACCGGGTGATTCAAACGCAGGCGGGACGAACCACGACGCGAACCCAGCTTCAAAACGATATCAACGCGATTTTTGCGACAGGATTTTTCTCGAATGTGAGGGCGACTCCGACAGACACACCGCTTGGGGTGCGGGTAACGTTTGAAGTAACCGCGAATCCGGTGTTGAGATCGGTACAGCTTCAAGGCGGGACGATCGTGCCGCAAACAGAAGTCGATCGTATTTTCGGAGCGCAGTACGGTAGAACGACAAATTTCCGGGATTTACAGACCGGAGTTCAAGAACTGACCAAGCTTTATCAAGACCGTGGTTTTGTGTTAGCGCAGGTGATTAACGCCCAACAGCCGCAGGTGAATCCAGACGGAACCGTGATTTTGCAGGTTGCAGAAGGGCAGATCGAGCGGGTTCAGGTGCGATTTATCAACAAAGAAGGCAACGATCGAGATGCACAAGGCAACCCGATTCGAGGCAGAACTCGCGAATTTATTATCACTCGTGAACTTGAACTGAAGCCTGGATCAATCTTTAACCGAAACACGTTAGAACGCGACTTTCAGCGATTATTCGGGTTGGGACTGTTTGAAGATTTGCGTCCGTCGCTTGATGTCGGTGAAGACCGAAGCAAAGTCGTTCTCGTCGTGAATGCCGTTGAGCGAAACACTGGAAATATCGGGCTTGCGGGTGGTTTTAGTTCTGCCAGTGGTTTGTTTGGAAGTGTTAGCTATGGACAGCAAAACGTCGGTGGCAATAACCAAAAACTGAACGCTGAAGTGCAAATCGGTCAGCGTGACCAACAGTACGAATTGAGCTTTACTGATCCGTGGATTGCAGGCGACCCGTTCCGAACTTCCTACACATTGAGCGTGTTCCGTCGTCGAACGATTTCGCTCATCTTTGACGGGGGCGATCCAGAAGTGCGGTTGGGAAATGCCGATCGCGATCGACCGAGAATTAACCGAACCGGGGGCGGAATCAGCTTCTCGCGTCCGTTGTCGAGAAATGTCTTTGAACGGGCAGAGTGGGTTGCTTCACTCGGTTTGCAGTATCAGCGAGTCACAGCAACCGATGCTGAGGGGATTCGCCGCAGAGTTGATGAGTTAGGCAATCCGCTCACGTTTGATCCGTCGGGTAAAGATGATCTATTCAGTGGACAACTCTCGGTGAGGCGCGATCGCCGCGATGATTTTCTGCGTCCGACTCGTGGATCAGTGCTGCAACTGAGTACAGAACAAACGGTGCCGCTCGGTTCGGGTAGCATTCTGTTTAACCGACTCCGAGGCAGTTACAGCTTCTACATTCCCACTCGGTTGACGAAATTTACTCCGGAATGTCGCGATCGCGATCCGCGCCGGGTCGATTTACAACAGACACCACAAGGACGATGCGCTCAAGCGTTTGCCTTCAACGTTCAGGCGGGAACTGTTTTTGGAGATTTGCCGCCGTATGAAGCGTTTCCGTTAGGGGGAACGAACTCGGTACGCGGTTACGATGAAGGCGAAGTCGGAAGCGGTCGGAGTTTCATTCAGGCGACGGCTGAATATCGATTCCCGATTTTCTCGATTATTTCTGGAGCGCTCTTCTTGGATGCGGCGACGGATTTAGGATCGGGCGATCGTGTTCCTGGAAATCCGGGAGGGGTACGCGGTAAGCCTGGAAGCGGATTTGGCTACGGGATTGGTATTCGGGTGCAGGCGGGTCCGTTGGGTCCGATTCGGATCGATTACGGTATCAATGACCAAGGCGGAAGCAATATTCGCTTTGGATTTGGAGAACGATTCTAA